The genomic window GCGGGCATGCATGATATTACTGTCTCTTCAGGGTATTCTAACCCTATCCGGCTAAAGGATGTTGATATTCAGGCCGGGAAAAGGGTGTACAGATCTGTAAGATTTTAGTAATTCACCACAGAGGCACAGAGTTCACAGAGGGTTTTTATTATAATGTTTTTCTCACTGTGCTCTCCGTACACTTGTATGGTTGAAGTGAAAGACTAAAATTTAACCGCAAAGACGCAAAGGGCGCTAAGAAAAATAAAAATTATTTTTATATAAAAGCTTTTCCCCGTGCTCTCCGCCTGTCCCGCCATAGCTTTAGCGAAGGCGGATGTACTCCGTGGTAAAAATGTATTATGTTATACTTTCTCAATGCCTTTAAGATACACAATCGATTGGAGAAAACATGGCATATCAAAATGATCTATCTGAAACAGGCAGCAATAAAAAGCGGCCAAATCCTCTGTTAATTGCCCTTATTATTTTTGGTGTTGTCATTGTAACCGCAATCGTTACTGTATGGCTGACCATGATGTTCCTCTTTCCAAAGGAGTTCAGGCCTGTAAAGCTGAGCGAGCGTGAAAAAATAACCCTTGAGCAAAAGATATCCAGACTTGACACAACAGGGATATCTGACAGAGTTGGTAGAGAAAATAAAAAAACCAAACCTGAAAAACCGGTAAAACCGGAGAAATACAGCGAAGAAGGGGCAGCAAGGGAGATAAGGTTTACCGAGCGAGAGATAAATGGCCTTATAGCCAATAACACTGACCTTGCCTCAAGGCTTGCAATAGAATTGTCTGATGACCTTGCCAGCGCAAAGCTCCTGATCCCAATGGAGCCGGATTTTCCGATCGTTGGCGGTAAAACCCTGAAAATAACAGCAGGTCTTGAACTTAAATATGTAAATGGTAAACCTGTTATTGCCTTAAGAGGCGTAAGCCTCATGGGTGTGCCAATGCCAAATGCCTGGCTTGGAAATTTAAAGAATGTTGACCTGGTAAAGGAGTTTGGTAGTGAGGCTGGTTTCTGGAAGTTCTTTTCAGAAGGTATAGAGTATATACGTGTTAAAGATGGGAAGATTACAGTAAGGCTCAGAGAATAAAAGAGCGGTCCTTCAGGAAAAAGAAATGGGGAAGAGGTTATTCACCTCTTCCCCATTAATCATGAATGGGTTAACCATTAACCCTATTTGAGGAGTTTTTTACGTCCAAAACCCGCAAGACCTATTAAGCCTGCGCCAAGAAGAAGCATTGTAGCGGGTTCGGGAACTGGGGCTGGCATCCTTACCAGGTAGTTCTGTCCGCCTTGTCCTTCATCAAGCCCGATAAATGTATCGCCATATAGCAACCCTGGACTTACAGCAAGCCACCAGTTATTTGTGTCCATATAATTGATACTATTACTTAGTATGCCATTTACAGTTGTTGGAAGATAAGCTGACTGGAAAAAACCGCTAGATAAATTGGTATCATTAAAATCAAATATAGTTTCCCATATTGCTACCTGGGCAGCGGCTTTATTAGTTAAATAATTCATTTCTGCGATTTTGGCGGCAGCCTGATATTTTGCTCTAATACTCTCATCAATTACATCAAGGGTAATCAAAGTATATGGACTTGAGCCAAGTATCCCAGGCGCATTTTCAACACAGAAAACCTCGTTGCTGAGCAGAAGGCCTAATCCACCATCAGATAATTCATAATCAAGATAATAGTCTCCAGAACTCGTATCAAAAGTTGCATTTCCAGTAGGTGATTTAGCTACTAAGTTCAAATTAACACCAGAAATAATATCTGCAATAGCAGAAACAGGAACAAGTAAAAACATTAACATTACTAACAACAGTTTAATCCTTTTCATAGTTTTTCTCCCTCGCTTACTCCAATTTATATTCAAAATAAAAATATTTTTTGATTTCTTGTTTACAGATATAGCAACTGCCATGCCAATATGGAAAATATTCGTCAATTATAAAAAGTCTAGAAAATAGCTATGAATACAGCATGTTACAGGCAGCAGATTTTAGGGTGGGAAATAAAATAGAAATAAAACCTAAAAGTGTGTAAAAGTTTGCCAAAAATTAGTGTAAAGTAATTCCTAACATTGGAAATAAAATATATAGAATAAAGGAGGGCTGAAGGCTCAAAGTTGGAAGGGGGAAGAAAGAGGCTGAAGTCTGAGGGTCAAAGTTCTTTTGTATTTCTTGCCAAAGAGGCTATTATATCCGGACTTCTGTAAATAGTTTATATGACGCCCCTTTGGAGCTTTGTTTTTTGTTATCGGTTTTTCTATTAATATGCCACCCCTTTGGGGTTAAAAACAATTTTCTACCTGAATTTTGTACCGGGTTTCGTAGTGCGGTAAAGAAAGCTCGTGTTTAAAGCTAAATTGGAATGATTTTACTCCGCAAGTCAATCAGCTATATGGAGAGAATTAAAATTATGAAAAGCCTTTTGATTTTATTGCAGAGACGGGTTCTATCCGCCGCCGCAGTATGGATATGGCGCATTGTCGTCAAGCTAAGGCGAAAAGCAAAATCCTAAAGCAATATCTCACGCAGAGGTGCAAAGAACACTAAGAAAATCAAATGCTTTTTAACATAATATTTTTTTTCTTAACTTTGTGAGCTTTGTGACTTTGTGTGAGAAATGATTTTTCGTCTTGAATTATGAATAGATGTTTTTCTCATGGATCTTTATCTTATATCCCCTACCAAGTAATATGTTTTCGGTACGATATTTTTGCTAACTTGTCGCCAATGGGCTATGGCGGGACAATAACCCGTCTCTACATAATAGATACCTGGTGTGAAACCCAGGCTTTAATCTCTATGGGCAAACAATAAAAGCGCCATAGGTGCGGTATATTAATAGAACTATATGTTTGCCATTATTATCAGCCCCATCGGGGCGAAATATTAATCACATTTATACTGCCCTCCTGTGATGCTGTGAATATCTCGGTGCTGTTTAACCCTTATCTTTGCTCACAAATTCTTATGAGAAGCCAAACAAGAAGCATTTCTGCATCTCAAAACCTTAAAAATCCTTCCTTTTTGAGGTTTTGAAGTGTTTGAGTTGATTTTTACATATTGTTGGCATATCTTCACCATGTTTTAAGAACATTACAACGTTTCCGGTCACACAGGCATTAAAATGCCTTGATGATATCTTATCAACTTATAATAAAGAGGGGGGATTATGAAACGTCTTAGTATTTATTTTATTTTAATGCTTTTTGTTGTGTCCATTATTATGGCTGGCAGCGCTACAGCACAGGATTCAAAGGTAGAGGTAAAGGCATGCTGCAATCGTGCAATGCTTCAGGCAGCAGTTGACAGCTATCTGGCTACCCAGTCGTCCGGGGATATCACAAAGATGGCGCTGGCGACCAGTGTTAAGTATATGGAAAACATGGAGCCCATTGCAAAGGAAAAGGGTTTATGGCATACCGCCCTTCCCATTGCATTCAGCCGCAGCTATCTTGACCCGGATATCTGCAAGTCATTTACCGAGGTAATTGTTACTGAAGGCGGCCACCCATATGTAATAGGGACAAGGCTCACTGTTGAATATGGGAAGATATCAGAGATCGATTCACTTGTGACAGACAAGGATGACTGGCTTTTCGATGCAGAAAAATACCTGAAATATTCCAAAATAGAAGACTGGAGCGTACTGCCCCCGGAAAAACGCAGCAGCAGGAGTTTTTTGATACAGGCGGGCAATTCATATCTGGATATCTTTTTTGACAAGAGTGTTATTGTGCCCTGGGGCAAACCATGCGCCAGACTTGAGGGCGGGGCATACACCCTTGAACCCTTTCCGGGCATGCCTGCACCAAAAGAGGAGCCGGGCTGCGATATAGGTATACCTGACAATGTGCCTATTGTCGGAAGGAGCTATCTTGTGGATGAGGAGCTTGGGGTGGTTAACATCTTTTGCCGTTTCGGGGATGCTCTCACAGGCATGCCTGATTCCCACACCTTCAGGCTTGTGGATGGCAAGATGCGGTATGTGCATACCCTGAGCGTTTCACCTCCCGGAGGTATGCAGATGCCAATGCCTAAAAGCATACCTTTGAATAATGACAAGCCAAAGGTGGAAGGGAAATAATAAGACAAGGAGGTAATCATTGCGGATGTGCATCCGCCATGATTACCTCCTTATTGGAATGGGTGGGGTGTTTAGTCAGGTTTAGATGACTATTTTCAAGGCTAATCACCCATATTTATTTCATTAATCTGATTTGCTGCCACTCTTAATCCCTCCGCCTCTTCATGTGAGAGGTAACCTGCCATTTCACGGATCAATTGTTCTGTGTTTTTGGTAAGCCCCAGCTTTTCATCGATAGCTTCATTTATGAAGGCATTTACAGACTTACCTGCTTTTTTAGATGACCGCTGTATCAGTTTTTCTTTGTCAGCCAAAATATTTAGTCGTAAAAACATATAGTAACCTCTGTTAGTCTTTTATTTTTGCTCATTTTATCACTTGATATTTAAAACATCAAAGACAGTGATTCTTTAAAATGTGAGGTTAAAAAAATCACCTTAATTTTACCGGGTGTCGTATCTAATTATTTTTTGGCATAAATTTGGTAACGTATGATATACACTTTGATAACCACGGCCGCTTTCATATAAAGCTATGGCGAGATAGGGGGGAAATGATGGTTGCGGAGATTTTTCTTTTAAGTTTTATTCCGTGTTCTCCGTGCTCTCCGTGCTCTCCGTGGTGAAAAAATGTTACAGTCTTTATGCCAATGAATATGTAACTGATCAATTATTTGTATAGAAGATAGAGGCTAATTTTGAAAATAATTATTCTGGGAGGATTCTTAGGTTCAGGCAAGACGACTGTTTTACTACAGTTTGCCAGGTACCTTGTTAATATGGAGCAGGCGACCAAAAATCAGATAAAGGTTGCTATTATAGAAAACGAAGTGGGTGAAGTGGGCGTCGATGACAAGGTGATCGCCAATGAGGGATTTTCTGTAAATAACCTCTTTTCCGGCTGCGCATGCTGCTCACTCGCAGGCGACCTTATTTACAGCATAAGAAACATAGAGGAAAACCTCGGCCCTGAATGGCTGATCATAGAGGCAACAGGCATAGCACACCCAGGCAGCATAAAAAACATCATTTCAAAAAGGCTTGAGATTCCTTCCTACATATTGACTGTAGCGGATGCAAAGAGATGGAAAAGGCTTGCAAGGGCAATGGAGACATTTGTTTCCGGTCAGTTGGAAGAGAGTTCAAAGGTGCTCTTGAACAAGGCTGATCTTGTAACTGATGATGAGCTGGAAGAGGTTAAGAAAAGCATCGCGAGTTATAACAGCGGGGTTGAGATCATATCTACAAACGCAAAGGATGTGTTGCCGGATCACCTGTGGGAAAGGCTGGTAGTTGAGGTAAAAGGGCTGTATGGAGTTAATTAAAAATATACTTAGCGGAGTCCGGCAGCATGAAGATTCACACAGAGGCGCTGAACAGGGCATCTATCCACCGGATGGGATCTCCACAGATTTTCATGATAAGGCCCTTGTCTGCTCCGCAAACAGGCATGTAACAGGAGAGATTGAAGAGATAAAAGAGAGGCTTGCCTTTGAGACAGGTGCGCTTGACAGATGGGTAGAAGAGGAGGGTGGCATAACAGGTCATATAAAGGCGATTGTAAGTGCTAACAGCCCTGTATGCAGGATCTCTGCAACAGCAGGAGAGGTTGATATAAAAGAGCTGCCCATAAAAAATTTTCATGTAAGCCTGGTGGCGATTGTTTTTGAGATTGAGAAGACGGATTTGGAGAAACGGGTTAAGTCTTTAATGGAAGGATTGGTAATAACATGAGGGGTTATTACCAGTGGCTTAAATACTGTAGCATCAATATTTGCGTCATTCCCGGCCAGGCGCATAGGCGCAAAGTTAAGGAGTTAATATACTGAATGCTATTTATTTGGTGAGAAATACGATATGTTTTTACGTATAAGGGTGGGGGTCTATACCCATAGAAGAGACAAGGCATGCCTTGTCTCTACATATATTCCTGTAAGGTATAAAACCTGCCCCTACGAAAACCGACGCGTGTGATCTGGTGAAAGGCTATTATAGGAAAAGATATGAACTTTAATATGAATAATAAGATTGCCCTTGTAACTGGGGCCGGGTCAGGCATTGGAAGGGCTATAGCCATTGCATTTGGTGAACATGGGGCTCATGTAATAGTAGCCGATATCTCACAAAAGTTAGCAGATGAAACAGTCAACCTCATTACCGCAAAGGGTGGCAAAGCGGTATTCAGGCACTGTGATGTCTCGAAATCTGAGGATGTTAAGAATCTCATAGAAAATGTTGTTAAAGATTATGGTCATCTGGATTATGCTGTTAACAATACAGGAATTCATAACCCAGATGTTGAGTTTCTGCCTGATGCAGATGAAGACCTCTGGGACAGGATAATTTCAGTAAATCTCAAGGGTGTGTTTCTCTGTATGAAATACGAAACGAAAGTCATGCTGGAGCGTGGATGCGGGGTTATTGTTAATATAGCCTCCATGTCTGGCCTATTAGGTGAACCTGGGTCATACGCCTATGTGGCATCAAAGCATGGGATTATGGGGCTGACAAAGACCGCGGCATATGAATTTGCAGACAAGGGTATCCGCATCAATGCGGTATGCCCTGCTGCGGTTGATACACCGGGTATGGCAGAAGCGCCGCCGGAATTTAGACAGAAGTATACAGATTCAAACCCTATGAAAAGAATGGCAAGGCCGGAAGAGGTCGCAGGGGCGGTTATGTGGCTCTGCTCTGATATAGCAGGGTTTGTAACTGGTACAGGATTAGTGATTGACGGTGGGGTTAGTACAGTATAAGGAGTTTTAAATGGAATATATAGATGAAATAATAAAAATAGTCGGCGATAAAAATATCTTCACTGACCGCGTAGAGTGTCTTTGCTATTCACGCGACATGTCTGTGCATCAGGGTATCCCTGATGCCATTGTGTTTCCATCTACCACAGAGCAGGTCTCTGCAATCATGAAACTTGCCTCGGAACATAAGATACCTGTTGTGCCAAGGGGCACAGGCACAAGCGTTACAGGGGCAGTGCTTGCCATAAAGGGCGGGCTGATCCTTGATCTCCACCTCATGAATAATATCATCGAGATCAACAAGAAGGATTTTTACGCACGCGTTGAGACAGGTGTAATATGTGATAACCTGAATAAGGTGCTTGCAGAGGATAATCTCATGTTCCCTCCAAACCCGGGAAGCGAGGTTATTGCAACCATAGGAGGCATGGTATCTACTAACGCGAGCGGTCACAGGGCGGTTAAATATGGCACCACCCGCGACTATATAAAGGGCTTAAAGGTGGTACTCGCTGATGGCAGGATTATAGAGACAGGCACGATCGCCCCCAAGTCATCACTTGGCTATGACCTTACCCACCTCTTTTCTGCGGCTGAAGGAACCCTGGGAATCATCACCGAGATAACAGTTAAAATAATGCCAAAGCCTGAATACAGCGCACTTGCAATGGCCATATTCGGCAGTATCAATGCTGCTGTTGAGGCGGTTACTGAGATCTCCACATCAGGGATAAAACTTGCCGCATGCGAGATCATGGACAACTTTGCACTCAAGGCTGTAGAAAAGGCGCTTGGCAGGGATACCAGCAAAATAGAGGCAATGCTGCTTATGGAGGCGGATGGTGCTGAGCCTGTGGTTAAAAGGGATATGGCCCGTATGGAAGAGATATGCAAGGGCCATGATGGTATGGAATTCACATGGAGTGATGACCCCGTAAAAAGGGAAGAGATGATGAAGGCAAGGGGCGGGCTGGTGCCTACTCTGTCGCGTATCAAACCGGGAAACCGTATGATCTCCATTACAGAAGACCTTGGCGTACCATCCACGCGTATCCCTGAAACAATTAAAAAGGCACAGGCAATATCAAAGAAGTACGAGATACTTATTACATCATTCGGCCATGTGGGTGATGGAAATATCCACACCACCTTTGTGGCGGATGTAAGAAGCAGGGATGACTGGAACAGGGTTAAGGGTGCATCTGAAGAGCTTTTTAATGCAGTGCTGGAGGCAGGCGGTACAATCACTGCCGAGCATGGCACTGGTCTTGCGCGGGCCCCCCACATAGAAAGGCAACTGGGCGAGGGGCTTAATGTAATGCGGAGTATTAAAAAGGCGCTTGATCCGCTTAACATATTGAATCCAGGCAAGATGAACCTTGATGATGGCGCAATACCGGGTATCTTTGACCATTTTGCATATAAGCAGTTCATGGAAAACCCTGATGCTGTAGATTCCTATGGCTCTGATACTGATAATGAGCTCCTGGGTTGTATTCAGTGCGGTTACTGCCGTATGGGGTGCCCCACCTTTAACGTTACACACAGAGAGTCAAGAAACGCCAGGGGCCGCAACACGCTGGCCTATTATCTTATGACAGGGGAGGAAAAGCCATCAAAGGAGATGGCAGAGGCATTTTATACCTGTGCCACGTGCCAGACATGTACCTATTACTGCCCGGCCCTCATTAAGGTGGATGACATTGTACAGGGCGCAAGGGAAAAATTGTTCAGGGAGGGCTTTGGGTCAGAAGCTGTTATTGCTCTAAGAAAAAATATCTTCTCAAACGAGAATGTTTACGGCAGCCCGAAAGAGGAGAGGATAGAGGTATATCCCCCTGCGCTTCTTGAGATAGCAGAAGGGGGTGCGTTAAAAGAAACAGCAGAGACACTCCTCTTTATGGGGTGTGTGCCAAGCTATTCTGATACAGAGATGGTGCCCAGCCTTTTGAAGCCCCTTGATGCAGCAAAGGTTGATTACACAGTGCTTGGTGAAAACGAGGGGTGCTGCGGCCTTCCCCTTTATCTGATGGGGGCGGCTGGTGACTTCAATGCCCATATGCAGAAGATGATCCAGAGAATAAAAAAGACAGGGGTAAAGGAGCTGGTGACGCCATGTGCAGGATGTTACAAGGCATTTAAAAAACTATATGCGAAAAGTAGTGACTTTGATCTGGAGGTATACCACTCTGTCCACTACCTTGAAAAACTGATAAGGGAGAAGAGAATAAAACTCAAAGAGGGTTTTACAAAGAGGATAACATACCATGACCCGTGCGACCTCGGGAGGTCTTTTAAGATATTTGATGAGCCACGGAACATAATCAACAGTATCCCCGATGTTAATTTTGTTGAGATGGAGAGAAACAGGCTCCTATCACGTTGCTGCGGTGGTGGAGGGCTTATCATGGCAAATGACCATAATCTTGCAAA from Desulfatiglans sp. includes these protein-coding regions:
- a CDS encoding GTP-binding protein, whose amino-acid sequence is MKIIILGGFLGSGKTTVLLQFARYLVNMEQATKNQIKVAIIENEVGEVGVDDKVIANEGFSVNNLFSGCACCSLAGDLIYSIRNIEENLGPEWLIIEATGIAHPGSIKNIISKRLEIPSYILTVADAKRWKRLARAMETFVSGQLEESSKVLLNKADLVTDDELEEVKKSIASYNSGVEIISTNAKDVLPDHLWERLVVEVKGLYGVN
- a CDS encoding PEP-CTERM sorting domain-containing protein, which codes for MNYLTNKAAAQVAIWETIFDFNDTNLSSGFFQSAYLPTTVNGILSNSINYMDTNNWWLAVSPGLLYGDTFIGLDEGQGGQNYLVRMPAPVPEPATMLLLGAGLIGLAGFGRKKLLK
- a CDS encoding glucose 1-dehydrogenase, which translates into the protein MNFNMNNKIALVTGAGSGIGRAIAIAFGEHGAHVIVADISQKLADETVNLITAKGGKAVFRHCDVSKSEDVKNLIENVVKDYGHLDYAVNNTGIHNPDVEFLPDADEDLWDRIISVNLKGVFLCMKYETKVMLERGCGVIVNIASMSGLLGEPGSYAYVASKHGIMGLTKTAAYEFADKGIRINAVCPAAVDTPGMAEAPPEFRQKYTDSNPMKRMARPEEVAGAVMWLCSDIAGFVTGTGLVIDGGVSTV
- a CDS encoding FAD-binding protein produces the protein MEYIDEIIKIVGDKNIFTDRVECLCYSRDMSVHQGIPDAIVFPSTTEQVSAIMKLASEHKIPVVPRGTGTSVTGAVLAIKGGLILDLHLMNNIIEINKKDFYARVETGVICDNLNKVLAEDNLMFPPNPGSEVIATIGGMVSTNASGHRAVKYGTTRDYIKGLKVVLADGRIIETGTIAPKSSLGYDLTHLFSAAEGTLGIITEITVKIMPKPEYSALAMAIFGSINAAVEAVTEISTSGIKLAACEIMDNFALKAVEKALGRDTSKIEAMLLMEADGAEPVVKRDMARMEEICKGHDGMEFTWSDDPVKREEMMKARGGLVPTLSRIKPGNRMISITEDLGVPSTRIPETIKKAQAISKKYEILITSFGHVGDGNIHTTFVADVRSRDDWNRVKGASEELFNAVLEAGGTITAEHGTGLARAPHIERQLGEGLNVMRSIKKALDPLNILNPGKMNLDDGAIPGIFDHFAYKQFMENPDAVDSYGSDTDNELLGCIQCGYCRMGCPTFNVTHRESRNARGRNTLAYYLMTGEEKPSKEMAEAFYTCATCQTCTYYCPALIKVDDIVQGAREKLFREGFGSEAVIALRKNIFSNENVYGSPKEERIEVYPPALLEIAEGGALKETAETLLFMGCVPSYSDTEMVPSLLKPLDAAKVDYTVLGENEGCCGLPLYLMGAAGDFNAHMQKMIQRIKKTGVKELVTPCAGCYKAFKKLYAKSSDFDLEVYHSVHYLEKLIREKRIKLKEGFTKRITYHDPCDLGRSFKIFDEPRNIINSIPDVNFVEMERNRLLSRCCGGGGLIMANDHNLAKDVATVRVRDALDVNAELIITGCAACKDNLTKGARAIPKEKRRNIKVIDITELVAQLMVE
- a CDS encoding arginine N-succinyltransferase, which encodes MLIALIIFGVVIVTAIVTVWLTMMFLFPKEFRPVKLSEREKITLEQKISRLDTTGISDRVGRENKKTKPEKPVKPEKYSEEGAAREIRFTEREINGLIANNTDLASRLAIELSDDLASAKLLIPMEPDFPIVGGKTLKITAGLELKYVNGKPVIALRGVSLMGVPMPNAWLGNLKNVDLVKEFGSEAGFWKFFSEGIEYIRVKDGKITVRLRE